From the Misgurnus anguillicaudatus chromosome 17, ASM2758022v2, whole genome shotgun sequence genome, one window contains:
- the LOC141348950 gene encoding uncharacterized protein → MLKHPTSCLRGGRQHSSTRSSMKPGLLLRQQKFNVFSMQQWEKDLKMIRTVTCHPSCYYCISCHLLREGRRPRSVQQRLLIDLCISTRAGISLLNSSFVLIKNSCTSIEDHHSGRQSHQPYLLGLGRIKSRIDNFYVVVDKHLIPCAGTSSLSAIDELFKVHYVFKLSYEEALVNRLQSTTSMLDFLVSLPEKRSYVQSF, encoded by the exons ATGCTGAAACATCCAACAAGTTGCTTGAGAGGTGGGAGACAGCATTCAAGCACAAGATCATCAATGAAGCCAGGTCTCTTACTTCGACAGCAGAAATTCAATGTCTTCTCAATGCAGCAGTGGGAGAAGGATCTGAAAATG ATTAGGACAGTGACATGTCATCCATCCTGCTACTATTGCATCTCTTGCCACCTTCTTCGGGAAGGAAGAAGACCAAGATCAGTGCAACAGAGGCTGTTGATAGACTTGTGCATTTCCACAAG AGCTGGGATTTCCTTGTTAAATTCATCATTTGTTCTGATAAAGAAC TCCTGCACCAGTATTGAAGACCATCACAGTGGCAGGCAGAGCCACCAGCCATACCTGCTTGGATTAGGAAGGATTAAGAGCAGAATCGACAACTTCTATGTGGTTGTGGACAAACATCTCATCCCCTGTGCTGGAACCAGCTCCTTGAGTGCTATAGATGAACTCTTCAAAGTCCACTACGTTTTCAAACTGTCATACGAGGAAGCCCTTGTCAACAGACTACAATCTACAACATCGATGTTGGACTTTCTAGTGAGTCTCCCCGAGAAAAGGAGTTACGTGCAAAGCTTTTAA